The Mesorhizobium sp. INR15 region GGTCTTGCAGATGAGGCTCGAACGCCTGCTTGCGCGGGGTCATCGCTGATGTCGGTGACCGCGCCCGGCGAAGCTTCCGGCTGGTTTTCACACGAAGACGTGGGACCAAGCATCGTCAGGATATCGGAGCCGCATGTTCATTACTATTTCAGAAGCAACATCTTTCATGTTCGCGGGCGTGATGTCGATCTGGTCATCGACGCCGGCATGGGCCTTGTGCCGCTGAGGCCGTCATTGAACCTGCCAGATTCCAAGCCGGTCATTGCCGTCGCGACGCATATCCATGTCGATCACGTCGGTTGCCTGGGCGAGTTCGAGACGAGGGCAGGGCCCCGCCAAGAGGCCGCCTTTTTTACCGAGATGGCGGATGAACACACTTTGGCGCATCTCTTTCGCGCGCTGCCGGAGGCTGTTGACAGGCTGCCCAACGCGGCATGGTCGCCACAGGGGTTTCAGGTCAGGCCGGCGCCACTGACCCGGATACTGGACGAAGGCGACAGGATCGAGACCGGCGACAGGTCACTTCTCGTCCTGCACCTGCCGGGCCATTCCAATGGGTCGATCGGCCTGCTCGATGAACGCAGTGGCGAATTTTTCGCCGGCGATGCCATCTATCGTGGAACGCTGATCGACGACCTTCCGGGGTCGGACGTGCAGTCCTACCGGGAGACGATGCAGCGGCTCTTGCAGGTCGAGTTCAGCCGTGCCTATTGCGGACATGGCGAGCCGATCGGCCAGGAGGAGCTGCGGTCGATCGCGAGAACCTATCTGGACAGAACGAACTGAGGCTCACTTGGCCAGGAATGCCTTGATCCGCTCCAGCGCGCGCAGGATGTTTTCCTCTGAATTAGCGTAGGACAGCCTGATGTAGCCTTCGCCGAGGATGCCGAAATCGGGCCCGCCGATCAGCGCCACGCCGGCCTCATCAAGCAAGGCCGAGGCGAGTTTCTTGGCTTTCCAGCCGGTCTTCGACACGTTGGGGAAGGCATAGAACGCACCCTTGGGCGTGATGCAGGAGACGCCAGTCAAGGCATTCAGGCCCTCGACGACCACTTTCCGGCGCCGGTCGAAGGCGCGCATCATGGTGTCGACATCGTCCTGCGGTCCATCGATGGCGGCAATGCCGGCATACTGGCTCGGCGCGTTGACACAGGACCAGCAATTGACCGCCAGCTTGCGCACCTTGTCGTAGAGATGAGCGCCCGTGTCGCCATTCGGCCAGATCGACCAGCCCATGCGCCAGCCGGTCATCGCCCAGGTCTTGGACCAGCCGTTGAGCACGATCAGCCGATCGCGGATCTCGGGAAAGCCGAGCAGCGAACAATGCGTCTCGCCGTCATAGGTCATGACGTCATAAATCTCATCGGACAGGATCGCGACCTGCGGGTGCGCCTCCAGTCCCTTGACCAGTTTCTCGATCTCGGCGCGCGGTGTGACGCCACCGGTCGGGTTGGCGGGCGAGTTGAGGATCAGCAGCCTGGTCTTCGAGGTGATCAGCGCCAGCGTCTCCTCGGCCGAGAAGGCAAAGCCGTTCTCCTCACGCATCGGCACCGGGATCGGCGCGGCGCCGGTGAACTCGATCATCGAGCGGTAGATGGGGAAGCCGGGATCGGGATAGAGGATTTCGGCGCCCGGTTCGCCAAACATCAGGATCGCGGCGAACATGGTCGGCTTGCCGCCGGGCAGGATCATCACCGCCTCCGGCGAGACTTCGACGCCGGTGGTGGTCAGCGTGCGCCGCACAACCGCCTCGCGTGTCGCCTGCAAGCCGTTGGCCGGCGTGTAGCCGTGGTGGCCATCACGCAGCGCCTTGATCGCGGCTTCGACGATGTGCTGCGGCGTCTTGAAGTCGGGCTGGCCGATGCCGAGGTTGACGATGTCGCGGCCTTGGCTCGCCAGCGCCGTGGCTCTCGCGAGCACCGCGAAGGCATTTTCCTCGCCGAGACGGTCGAAGGCCGCAATCGTGTGGAGCATTTTTCCCGTCCCTGTGGTTCTTACTGTGCGCGTGCGTTTTTGTGAGCGTCCGATGGAAAATGTCAAATGGATTGGAGTTCCAGGTGTCGGAAAATCTTGAAAACTGGCAGCCGCGCCCGCGACCCGAGCGCAAGGTTCTGGAGGGGCGCACCGTCAGGCTTGAGCCCTTGAGCGCCGCAAAGCACGGCGATGGCCTGTATGAAGCGTCGGCCGTCGCGGATGGCGACACGCGGTTTCGCTGGCTGTTCGACACCGTGCCGGAAAGCCGCGCGGCGCTGCAGCCTTGGCTCGAGAAATCCTCGGCCAGTGAGGATCCCTTGTTCTTCGCGGTCATCGACAAGGCAAGCGGCAAGATCGCCGGGCGCCAGACACTTATGCGCATCGATCCGGCGTTTGGCGTCATCGAGATCGGCAACATCTATTGGGGGCCGATCATCTCACGCAAGCCGGCGGCGACGGAAGCGCAGTTCCTGTTCATGAAATACATCTTCGACGAACTCGGCTACCGCCGCTACGAATGGAAATGCAACAACCGCAACGAGCCTTCGAAGCGGGCGGCGGAACGGTTCGGCTTCAAGTTCGAAGGCATTTTCCGCCAGCATC contains the following coding sequences:
- a CDS encoding MBL fold metallo-hydrolase, with the protein product MSVTAPGEASGWFSHEDVGPSIVRISEPHVHYYFRSNIFHVRGRDVDLVIDAGMGLVPLRPSLNLPDSKPVIAVATHIHVDHVGCLGEFETRAGPRQEAAFFTEMADEHTLAHLFRALPEAVDRLPNAAWSPQGFQVRPAPLTRILDEGDRIETGDRSLLVLHLPGHSNGSIGLLDERSGEFFAGDAIYRGTLIDDLPGSDVQSYRETMQRLLQVEFSRAYCGHGEPIGQEELRSIARTYLDRTN
- a CDS encoding pyridoxal phosphate-dependent aminotransferase, translating into MLHTIAAFDRLGEENAFAVLARATALASQGRDIVNLGIGQPDFKTPQHIVEAAIKALRDGHHGYTPANGLQATREAVVRRTLTTTGVEVSPEAVMILPGGKPTMFAAILMFGEPGAEILYPDPGFPIYRSMIEFTGAAPIPVPMREENGFAFSAEETLALITSKTRLLILNSPANPTGGVTPRAEIEKLVKGLEAHPQVAILSDEIYDVMTYDGETHCSLLGFPEIRDRLIVLNGWSKTWAMTGWRMGWSIWPNGDTGAHLYDKVRKLAVNCWSCVNAPSQYAGIAAIDGPQDDVDTMMRAFDRRRKVVVEGLNALTGVSCITPKGAFYAFPNVSKTGWKAKKLASALLDEAGVALIGGPDFGILGEGYIRLSYANSEENILRALERIKAFLAK
- a CDS encoding GNAT family N-acetyltransferase; translation: MSENLENWQPRPRPERKVLEGRTVRLEPLSAAKHGDGLYEASAVADGDTRFRWLFDTVPESRAALQPWLEKSSASEDPLFFAVIDKASGKIAGRQTLMRIDPAFGVIEIGNIYWGPIISRKPAATEAQFLFMKYIFDELGYRRYEWKCNNRNEPSKRAAERFGFKFEGIFRQHLVVKGENRDTAWYSIIDKEWPALRKAYEAWLDPANFDGDGQQKRRLEDFRAEFGA